The following proteins are encoded in a genomic region of Rattus rattus isolate New Zealand chromosome 2, Rrattus_CSIRO_v1, whole genome shotgun sequence:
- the LOC116894699 gene encoding sperm motility kinase Z-like yields the protein MNSESEDESSEPSTRPFGLFTEEVFTRQYTILKPLGQGGTTEVRLSSHRLTGTPVAVKALVKHERHWASTMSEVEIMKILNHNNIVSLLQVMETEQNIYIIMEVAQGDSLLNLVQKAGRLKEDEARGIFVQLLSALGYCHGKGIIHRDLKPDNVIVDEHGNVKIIDFGLGAKFLPGQKLKRLCGAFQFIPPELFLGLPYDGPKVDIWALGVLLYFMVTGSAPFSGTTLSELSKNVLQGRYDIPYNLSKDLRSMISLLLTVNARQRPTAQDLSSHPWLQEWGKTLTFHSNRDTSFPNRDIMVAMENIGFHVQDIRESLKHKKFDETMATYLLLRVQACQNGGNYVQTKLPNPGVAPFPSAADPDTFPLPPRRRASEPSLKIVVSSSEQQHLRQSGGTHAPVQPKKTPVMGRGYKRCVTAPCILRRNTGTDANAISFSTSSQTLSDSERSRSLQPRGWAKWKKRIRACMRTLCCCMAPHKICPRKVCPQK from the coding sequence ATGAACTCTGAAAGTGAGGATGAGTCATCAGAGCCCAGCACTAGGCCATTCGGTTTGTTCACTGAGGAGGTGTTCACCAGGCAGTACACTATCCTGAAGCCCTTGGGCCAGGGTGGCACTACAGAAGTGAGGCTATCGTCTCACCGCCTCACAGGTACCCCAGTTGCTGTAAAAGCTCTCGTGAAACACGAGAGGCACTGGGCATCAACGATGTCAGAAGTGGAAATCATGAAGATTCTCAACCACAATAATATAGTTTCCCTTCTGCAAGTGatggaaacagaacagaacatttACATAATTATGGAAGTGGCCCAGGGAGACTCGCTACTTAATCTGGTCCAGAAGGCTGGACGCCTGAAGGAAGATGAAGCTAGAGGTATATTTGTTCAGTTGCTCAGTGCCCTAGGCTACTGTCATGGTAAAGGCATCATTCACAGAGATCTAAAGCCTGACAACGTCATAGTGGATGAGCACGGAAATGTCAAAATTATTGACTTTGGGCTAGGTGCCAAATTCCTGCCTGGGCAAAAACTGAAAAGGCTTTGTGGAGCCTTCCAGTTCATTCCACCGGAACTCTTCCTGGGCCTCCCTTACGATGGCCCAAAAGTGGACATATGGGCCTTGGGGGTTCTTCTGTATTTTATGGTAACAGGGTCTGCTCCGTTTTCAGGTACCACCCTGTCTGAACTTAGTAAAAATGTTTTGCAAGGAAGGTATGACATCCCTTATAATCTCTCTAAGGACTTAAGGAGCATGATTAGCCTGTTGCTGACAGTAAATGCAAGGCAAAGACCAACTGCTCAAGACCTCTCAAGTCACCCCTGGCTTCAGGAATGGGGAAAGACTCTTACATTTCATTCCAACAGAGACACCAGTTTCCCAAACCGTGACATAATGGTAGCCATGGAAAATATTGGATTTCATGTGCAGGACATTAGAGAatcattaaaacacaaaaagttcgaTGAAACCATGGCTACATACCTCTTACTGAGAGTTCAGGCATGTCAGAATGGTGGCAATTATGTACAAACCAAGTTACCGAATCCAGGGGTGGCTCCTTTTCCTTCGGCAGCAGACCCCGAcactttccctctgcctcccaggagaaGGGCCAGTGAGCCTTCCCTTAAGATAGTAGTCTCATCCTCTGAACAACAACATCTGAGACAAAGTGGGGGGACACATGCCCCTGTTCAACCGAAGAAGACACCCGTTATGGGCAGAGGTTACAAGCGCTGCGTGACCGCCCCTTGTATTTTACGAAGAAACACTGGGACGGATGCAAACGCCATCAGCTTTTCCACTAGCTCCCAGACTTTAAGTGACTCAGAAAGAAGCAGGTCTTtgcagcccaggggctgggcaaaatggaagaagagaatcagaGCATGCATGCGAACATTGTGCTGCTGCATGGCACCCCACAAAATATGTCCGAGAAAGGTGTGCCCCCAAAAGTGA